Proteins from a single region of Deinococcus aquaedulcis:
- a CDS encoding ATP-grasp domain-containing protein: MPHPHILLLTLHDPTEFAFPAWLPGLPPGALSLVLDGDSVTAEDLTALAADPAYGFVRAYPNYLNNGNVYADLDALHRTRPVTHILAFGEDDVLRAARLRERWGLPGQGVASAASFRDKVLARAQVQAAGVPAHAGAALNGPLDLLDFVAVHGLPVFVKPRTSSGSVFGRQIADPAALTAFLESGFAPRVPYAEYVSDLCVETFHPGRLYHVDGIAVGAQVAWSWPSQYLTPGLEIGAFAQTQVVGSFMLSRQDPLFGPLQTYARAVCAALNLPSGHTFHAEIFVHEDGSLSLCEIACRTGGGRINDTLHRAGGPNLNEWQCRLQAGMVDEATAQAQLQTLEPAQLCGWLLFPPQEGMCLQVPDFTELPGVQSAQLNIAPGEAGWARGFSGDAAGHVVMGAPDGPALARAMGAALARVQEGLVFGPAEVALPPC; encoded by the coding sequence ATGCCCCACCCCCACATCCTGCTGCTGACCCTGCACGATCCCACCGAATTTGCCTTTCCAGCGTGGCTGCCCGGGCTGCCTCCCGGCGCGCTGAGCCTGGTGCTGGACGGAGACAGCGTGACGGCCGAAGACCTGACGGCCCTGGCGGCTGACCCGGCCTACGGCTTTGTGCGCGCCTACCCCAACTACCTGAACAACGGCAACGTGTATGCCGATCTGGACGCCCTGCACCGCACGCGCCCCGTGACCCACATCCTGGCCTTTGGCGAGGACGATGTGCTGCGGGCCGCCCGCCTGCGCGAACGCTGGGGCCTGCCGGGGCAGGGGGTGGCCAGCGCCGCGTCCTTCCGCGACAAGGTGCTGGCCCGCGCCCAGGTGCAGGCGGCGGGGGTGCCGGCCCACGCGGGCGCCGCCCTGAACGGCCCGCTGGACCTGCTGGATTTCGTGGCCGTGCATGGCCTGCCCGTCTTCGTAAAGCCCCGGACCAGTTCGGGCTCGGTCTTTGGGCGCCAGATCGCGGACCCGGCTGCCCTGACGGCCTTTCTGGAAAGCGGTTTTGCCCCGCGTGTGCCCTACGCCGAATACGTCTCAGACCTGTGCGTCGAAACCTTTCACCCGGGGCGGCTGTACCACGTGGACGGCATCGCGGTTGGCGCCCAGGTGGCCTGGAGCTGGCCCAGCCAGTACCTCACGCCGGGGCTGGAGATCGGCGCCTTCGCCCAGACGCAGGTGGTGGGCAGCTTCATGCTGAGCCGCCAGGACCCGCTGTTCGGGCCGCTGCAAACGTACGCGCGGGCGGTGTGCGCGGCGCTGAACCTGCCCAGCGGCCACACCTTCCATGCCGAAATTTTTGTGCACGAGGACGGCTCTTTGTCCCTGTGCGAGATCGCCTGCCGCACCGGCGGGGGCCGCATCAATGACACGCTGCACCGGGCGGGCGGCCCGAACCTGAACGAGTGGCAGTGCCGCCTGCAGGCCGGGATGGTGGACGAGGCCACCGCACAGGCCCAGCTTCAGACCCTGGAACCGGCGCAGCTGTGCGGCTGGCTGCTCTTCCCGCCGCAGGAGGGCATGTGCCTGCAGGTGCCGGACTTCACGGAGCTGCCGGGGGTGCAGTCGGCCCAGCTGAACATTGCTCCCGGCGAGGCGGGCTGGGCGCGGGGCTTCAGTGGGGACGCGGCCGGGCATGTGGTCATGGGTGCCCCGGACGGTCCTGCGCTGGCGCGGGCCATGGGGGCAGCCCTGGCGCGGGTGCAGGAGGGTTTGGTGTTTGGCCCGGCAGAAGTGGCTCTGCCGCCCTGCTGA
- a CDS encoding FAD-binding oxidoreductase — protein sequence MGSGKRQASGPPPHSPLATDLLRRLPSHQVLTTLAERRNYRYDAIQFGETPLAVVLPETTADVVAAVQAARAAGVPVVGRGAASGLSGGAAPLEPGLVISFTRMTGLRIDPARREARAQAGVVTLAVSEAARPHGLIYPPDPASFRTSTIGGNLAENAGGPMCFKYGVTGDYVRALQVVDAAGEVHELTRDAYDLAGLFIGSEGTLGLMTEATLRLVPPPRVTRTLMAHFPEVGACAEAVSQAIAAGAVPSKLEFMDRACTNAVEDYLSLGLPRGAEAVLLVDTDGDDLPTVEEERALVEAACVAAGGTVRRAGTDAEAAALWQARRSVSPALGRIRPQRMNEDIAVPRSALPEVVREIRALGDASAFTVVQFGHIGDGNLHPNILFDPRHDDPHAVHDLAHRIALVALRHGGVLSGEHGIGTMKRDFMRDAVDPVTLGALWSVKGALDPAGLLNPGKVLPEEVKG from the coding sequence GTGGGAAGTGGGAAAAGACAGGCCTCCGGTCCTCCTCCCCACTCCCCACTCGCCACGGACCTCCTGCGCCGCCTGCCCTCCCACCAGGTGCTCACCACCCTCGCCGAGCGGCGCAATTACCGCTACGACGCCATTCAGTTCGGGGAAACGCCGCTGGCGGTGGTGCTGCCCGAGACCACGGCCGATGTGGTGGCGGCGGTGCAGGCGGCGCGGGCGGCCGGGGTGCCGGTGGTGGGGCGCGGCGCGGCCAGCGGGCTTTCGGGGGGCGCGGCGCCGTTGGAACCGGGACTGGTGATCTCGTTTACCCGCATGACCGGGCTGCGCATAGACCCCGCCCGGCGCGAGGCCCGCGCGCAGGCAGGCGTGGTCACGCTGGCGGTCAGCGAGGCCGCGCGCCCCCACGGCCTGATTTACCCACCCGACCCGGCCTCCTTCCGCACCAGCACCATCGGGGGCAATCTGGCGGAGAATGCGGGCGGCCCCATGTGCTTCAAGTACGGCGTGACCGGCGATTACGTGCGGGCGCTGCAGGTGGTGGACGCGGCCGGCGAGGTTCACGAACTGACCCGCGACGCCTACGATCTGGCCGGCCTGTTCATTGGCTCCGAGGGCACCCTGGGCCTGATGACCGAGGCCACGCTGCGCCTCGTGCCGCCCCCGCGCGTGACCCGCACCCTGATGGCCCATTTCCCGGAGGTGGGGGCGTGTGCCGAGGCGGTGAGTCAGGCGATTGCGGCGGGCGCTGTGCCCAGCAAGCTGGAATTCATGGACCGCGCCTGCACGAACGCCGTCGAGGACTACCTGAGCCTGGGCCTGCCCCGGGGCGCCGAGGCCGTGCTGCTCGTGGACACCGACGGCGACGACCTGCCCACCGTGGAAGAGGAGCGCGCCCTGGTGGAAGCGGCCTGCGTGGCGGCGGGCGGCACCGTGCGCCGCGCCGGGACCGACGCCGAGGCCGCCGCACTGTGGCAGGCGCGGCGCAGCGTCAGCCCCGCCCTGGGCCGCATTCGCCCGCAGCGCATGAATGAGGACATCGCCGTGCCCCGCTCCGCCCTGCCCGAAGTGGTGCGCGAAATCCGCGCCCTGGGCGACGCCAGCGCCTTCACGGTGGTGCAGTTTGGCCACATTGGCGATGGCAACCTGCACCCCAACATCCTCTTTGACCCCCGCCATGACGACCCACACGCGGTGCATGACCTCGCCCACCGCATCGCCCTGGTGGCGCTGCGGCACGGCGGCGTTCTCAGCGGCGAGCACGGCATCGGCACCATGAAACGCGATTTCATGCGCGACGCCGTGGATCCCGTGACCCTGGGCGCCCTGTGGTCGGTCAAGGGTGCGCTGGACCCGGCCGGGCTGCTGAATCCAGGCAAGGTGCTGCCGGAAGAGGTGAAGGGGTGA
- a CDS encoding DUF5639 domain-containing protein, giving the protein MPVLDLSPGDQTITVSGDTSLPEVYAALPAGLFPPFPPVGLPGGVGGLVQRGGFGQTFFFAGDVLGVTFRAPSGRVVRAGGRTVKNVQGYDLTRPFVGSFGLLGEPLDVTLRLRPGVHWGHVVYAGPLVSAARFSWQAPDGTHALHFGHRAEVQAALALPGAVPVAVPPDYTALFPGGLGVGEGGPLRDVRFGWVNGGEVPAPPALFRTLAAQL; this is encoded by the coding sequence ATGCCTGTTCTTGACCTCTCGCCGGGGGACCAGACGATCACGGTCAGCGGGGACACCTCGCTGCCCGAGGTCTATGCGGCGCTGCCAGCCGGGCTGTTTCCGCCGTTTCCGCCTGTGGGCCTGCCGGGCGGGGTGGGCGGGCTGGTGCAGCGTGGGGGCTTCGGGCAGACCTTTTTCTTTGCCGGGGACGTGCTGGGCGTGACCTTTCGCGCGCCCAGTGGGCGGGTGGTGCGGGCCGGGGGGCGCACGGTCAAGAACGTGCAGGGGTATGACCTCACCCGGCCGTTTGTGGGGTCGTTTGGCCTGCTGGGCGAGCCGCTGGACGTGACGCTGCGCCTGCGCCCGGGGGTGCACTGGGGGCATGTGGTGTATGCGGGGCCCCTGGTGAGCGCCGCGCGCTTCTCCTGGCAGGCACCGGACGGCACCCACGCCCTGCACTTTGGCCACCGGGCCGAGGTGCAGGCGGCGCTGGCCCTGCCGGGTGCGGTGCCGGTTGCTGTTCCCCCCGATTACACCGCGCTGTTCCCGGGTGGCCTGGGCGTGGGCGAGGGCGGCCCGCTGCGCGACGTCCGTTTTGGCTGGGTGAATGGGGGAGAGGTGCCCGCCCCGCCCGCCCTGTTCCGCACGCTGGCCGCGCAGCTGTAA
- the cpdB gene encoding 2',3'-cyclic-nucleotide 2'-phosphodiesterase: protein MTALLLGAAGAQTVELRILETTDLHTAAKGYDYYQDKPTGEFGLEYTATLIKNARAEKRNSLLFDNGDLIQGNPLGDYAARVAPIKDGELHPMHQAMRGLRFDAATLGNHEFNYGLDYLDRVLKSAPMPYVNANVLNMDGSNKYTPYVIQRKLVYDTQNRPYYLNVGVIGFTPPQIVNWDKAHLDGKVQVMDIVESARKFVPQMKAQGADIIVALAHTGINTGTYTPGQEQAGAELTKVPGLDVVLTGHSHLEFPSATYKDVPGVNLAKGTINGKVVLMPGFWGNNLGVADLKLTFDRKSQKWTIADAQGAIRPIWDKAAKKNLVTADTAVAAAVEGAHQGTLGYVRGKVADLTAPINSYWALVQDDPSVQLVSNAQIAYVKAALSTTQYKDLPVLSAAAPFKAGGRAGASYFTDIPAGTLAIKNVADLYVYPNTVQAVVVTGAGLKEWLERSAGQFKQIDPSKTEPQALVDESFPTYNFDVIDGVTYEIDVTQPNRYNSKGEVVNAGANRIKNLQYQGKPIDPQQQFVVATNNYRASGGGSFPGLNGKNIVLQAPDETREALVKYFNEQKTVNPTADGNWKLTPIPGATLLYVSSPNAQKYLPAGAQLLRTREDGFAEYTIKF, encoded by the coding sequence ATGACGGCCCTGCTGCTCGGCGCAGCCGGTGCCCAGACTGTCGAGCTTCGCATTCTGGAAACCACCGACCTGCACACGGCAGCCAAGGGGTACGACTACTACCAGGACAAGCCCACGGGCGAATTCGGCCTGGAATACACCGCCACCCTGATCAAGAACGCCCGCGCCGAAAAGCGCAACAGCCTTCTGTTCGACAACGGCGACCTGATTCAGGGCAACCCCCTGGGGGACTACGCCGCGCGCGTGGCGCCCATCAAGGACGGCGAACTGCACCCCATGCACCAGGCCATGCGCGGCCTGCGCTTTGACGCCGCCACGCTGGGCAACCACGAGTTCAACTACGGGCTGGACTACCTGGACCGCGTGCTCAAAAGCGCGCCCATGCCCTACGTGAACGCCAACGTCCTGAACATGGACGGCAGCAACAAGTACACCCCGTACGTCATCCAGCGCAAGCTGGTGTACGACACCCAGAACCGGCCCTACTACCTCAACGTGGGCGTCATCGGGTTCACCCCGCCCCAGATCGTCAACTGGGACAAGGCTCACCTGGACGGCAAGGTGCAGGTGATGGACATCGTGGAAAGCGCGCGCAAGTTCGTGCCTCAGATGAAGGCCCAGGGCGCCGACATCATCGTGGCGCTGGCGCACACCGGCATCAACACCGGCACCTACACCCCCGGCCAGGAGCAGGCGGGCGCCGAGCTGACCAAGGTGCCTGGGCTGGACGTGGTGCTCACCGGGCACAGCCACCTGGAATTCCCCAGCGCCACCTACAAGGACGTGCCTGGCGTGAACCTTGCCAAGGGCACCATCAACGGCAAGGTCGTGCTGATGCCCGGGTTCTGGGGCAACAACCTGGGTGTGGCCGACCTCAAACTGACCTTTGACCGCAAGAGCCAGAAGTGGACCATTGCCGACGCCCAGGGCGCCATTCGCCCCATCTGGGACAAGGCGGCCAAGAAGAACCTCGTGACGGCGGATACGGCGGTGGCGGCGGCGGTGGAGGGCGCACACCAGGGCACCCTGGGCTACGTGCGCGGCAAGGTGGCCGACCTGACGGCCCCCATCAACTCCTACTGGGCGCTGGTGCAGGATGACCCCAGTGTGCAGCTGGTCAGCAACGCCCAGATCGCCTACGTGAAGGCCGCGCTGAGCACCACCCAGTACAAGGACCTGCCGGTGCTTTCGGCCGCCGCGCCCTTCAAGGCTGGGGGCCGCGCGGGTGCCAGCTACTTCACGGACATTCCGGCGGGCACCCTGGCCATCAAGAACGTGGCCGACCTGTACGTCTACCCCAACACGGTGCAGGCTGTGGTGGTCACGGGCGCGGGGCTCAAGGAGTGGCTGGAGCGGAGTGCCGGGCAGTTCAAGCAGATTGACCCCAGCAAGACCGAGCCCCAGGCGCTGGTGGACGAGTCCTTCCCCACCTACAACTTCGACGTGATTGACGGCGTGACCTACGAAATCGACGTGACCCAGCCCAACCGCTACAACAGCAAGGGCGAAGTGGTGAACGCGGGCGCCAATCGCATTAAGAATCTGCAGTACCAGGGCAAGCCCATTGATCCGCAGCAGCAGTTCGTGGTCGCCACGAACAACTACCGCGCGTCAGGCGGCGGTTCCTTCCCCGGCCTGAACGGCAAGAACATCGTGCTGCAGGCGCCGGACGAAACCCGCGAGGCCCTGGTGAAGTACTTCAACGAGCAGAAGACGGTGAACCCCACCGCCGACGGCAACTGGAAACTGACCCCCATCCCCGGCGCCACCCTGCTGTATGTCAGCAGCCCCAACGCCCAGAAGTACCTGCCCGCCGGTGCCCAGCTTCTGCGCACCCGCGAGGACGGCTTCGCGGAATACACCATTAAGTTCTAA
- a CDS encoding MFS transporter — MQARLATTGHATAIALAVTAGHFINDAYGAMLTPLTPALQAKYGVSIAAVTFLSSVYSLTSSVLQPLLGILGERLDRRYAAALGPLLTGLGLTLMGFMPWFGALVLLVAVAGFGSGFFHPAGAAYVAQHSPPDKRGLWASLFSAGGTAGMALGPVFAGVGLTHLPWFALIGAAVAALTFAVTPAGVQKARRVSLVEYAGIFRGPLAWLWGMAVLRSLASMGYNAMLPFILLGRGYGPREVGLTLGVYSVASAVGGIIGGRLSDRHGRVPVLRGAILTTIPLFAGLILSSPGDWWFYPLTFVVGAAVNASIPVGVVAAQEYAPGHVAVASSIMMGFSWGFAGLLLFLVGALADVTSPVTAALASLALLLPSALIAARLPEPPRAELK, encoded by the coding sequence ATGCAGGCCCGCCTCGCCACCACCGGCCACGCCACTGCCATTGCGCTGGCGGTCACTGCCGGGCACTTCATCAACGATGCCTACGGCGCCATGCTGACCCCGCTGACCCCGGCCCTGCAGGCCAAGTACGGCGTGAGTATCGCCGCCGTGACCTTTCTGTCCAGCGTGTACTCGCTGACCAGTTCGGTGCTGCAGCCCCTGCTGGGCATTCTGGGCGAGCGCCTGGACCGCCGCTACGCCGCTGCGTTGGGCCCGCTGCTCACCGGCCTGGGCCTGACCCTGATGGGCTTCATGCCCTGGTTTGGCGCGCTGGTGCTGCTGGTGGCGGTGGCGGGCTTTGGCAGCGGGTTTTTCCACCCGGCCGGGGCCGCCTATGTCGCCCAGCACAGCCCGCCCGACAAACGGGGTCTGTGGGCCAGCCTGTTCAGCGCCGGGGGCACGGCCGGCATGGCGCTGGGGCCGGTCTTTGCGGGGGTGGGCCTCACGCATCTGCCCTGGTTCGCCCTGATCGGCGCGGCGGTGGCGGCCCTGACCTTTGCCGTCACCCCGGCGGGGGTGCAAAAAGCTCGGCGCGTGTCGCTGGTGGAATACGCCGGTATTTTCCGGGGACCGCTAGCGTGGTTGTGGGGCATGGCGGTGCTGCGCTCACTGGCCAGCATGGGCTACAACGCCATGCTGCCCTTCATCCTGCTGGGCCGGGGCTACGGTCCGCGCGAGGTGGGCCTGACGCTGGGGGTCTATTCCGTGGCCAGCGCGGTGGGCGGCATCATCGGCGGGCGCCTGAGTGACCGTCACGGGCGGGTGCCGGTGCTGCGCGGCGCCATTCTCACCACCATTCCCCTGTTTGCGGGCCTCATTCTGTCCAGTCCAGGCGACTGGTGGTTTTATCCTTTGACCTTCGTGGTGGGGGCCGCTGTGAACGCCAGCATTCCGGTGGGCGTGGTGGCCGCCCAGGAATACGCGCCGGGGCATGTGGCGGTGGCCAGTTCGATCATGATGGGCTTTTCCTGGGGCTTTGCGGGGCTGCTGCTGTTCTTGGTGGGGGCTCTGGCCGATGTGACCAGCCCCGTCACGGCGGCGCTGGCCAGCCTCGCCCTGCTGCTGCCCAGCGCCCTGATTGCGGCGCGCCTGCCCGAGCCACCCCGGGCCGAACTGAAGTAG
- the glcF gene encoding glycolate oxidase subunit GlcF, translated as MNNEIRGAVPGGQGEVMAHAVDACVHCGFCLPACPTYALLGDEMDSPRGRIVLMKEVLEGALPLADAAPHLDRCLGCQGCVTACPSGVPYGELITAFRGWSEPQRARSPLDRAKRSAILKILPAPKVFSVAARVGQYTKPLAPLLPAALRAPLDLLPETVPAMQPSPAVTPARGVQRGRVAFLVGCAQQALTPNFNAATLRVLARNGIEVVVPEGQGCCGAAALHTGARDEALTLVRRNLATFHPGDYDAILSNAAGCGAGLKEYPMVLRGEHDEARASAFAAKVMDISEYLHRLLQAGELEPPLPASRPITVAYHDACHLAHAQGVRAAPRALLRFIPGVTVQEVPEGDLCCGSAGTYNLEQPELASQLGARKAKNILSTAPDLIASGNIGCHTQIQSHVRRAGSRAPVMHTVEVLDRAYRGEL; from the coding sequence GTGAACAACGAGATCCGGGGGGCGGTGCCCGGGGGCCAGGGCGAGGTGATGGCGCACGCTGTGGACGCCTGCGTGCACTGCGGCTTCTGCCTGCCCGCCTGCCCCACCTACGCGCTGCTGGGCGACGAGATGGACAGCCCCCGTGGCCGCATTGTGCTGATGAAAGAGGTGCTGGAGGGCGCGCTGCCCCTGGCCGACGCCGCGCCGCACCTGGACCGCTGCCTGGGCTGCCAGGGCTGCGTGACCGCCTGCCCCAGTGGCGTGCCCTACGGCGAACTGATCACGGCGTTTCGCGGCTGGTCGGAGCCCCAGCGGGCCCGCTCACCGCTGGACCGGGCCAAGCGGTCGGCCATTCTGAAGATTCTGCCGGCCCCGAAGGTGTTCAGTGTGGCGGCCCGGGTGGGGCAGTACACCAAGCCCCTGGCGCCGCTGCTGCCCGCCGCCCTGCGCGCGCCGCTGGACCTGCTGCCCGAAACGGTGCCCGCCATGCAGCCCAGCCCCGCCGTGACCCCGGCCCGGGGCGTGCAGCGCGGCCGGGTGGCCTTTTTGGTGGGCTGCGCCCAGCAGGCCCTGACCCCTAACTTCAACGCGGCGACCCTGCGGGTGCTGGCCCGCAACGGCATTGAGGTGGTGGTGCCAGAGGGCCAGGGCTGCTGCGGCGCCGCCGCCCTGCACACCGGCGCGCGGGACGAGGCCCTGACCCTGGTGCGCCGCAACCTCGCCACCTTTCACCCGGGCGACTACGACGCCATCCTCTCCAACGCAGCGGGCTGCGGGGCGGGCCTCAAGGAATACCCGATGGTGCTGCGCGGCGAACACGATGAAGCGCGGGCCAGCGCTTTTGCCGCCAAGGTCATGGACATCAGCGAGTATCTGCACCGGCTGCTGCAAGCGGGTGAACTGGAGCCGCCCCTGCCTGCTTCGCGCCCCATCACGGTGGCTTACCACGACGCCTGTCACCTAGCCCACGCCCAGGGGGTGCGCGCCGCGCCCCGCGCCCTGCTGCGCTTCATTCCGGGGGTCACCGTGCAGGAGGTTCCCGAAGGTGACCTGTGCTGCGGCTCGGCGGGCACTTATAACCTGGAACAGCCCGAACTGGCCAGCCAGCTGGGCGCGCGCAAAGCGAAGAACATCCTGTCCACGGCGCCGGACCTGATCGCCAGCGGCAACATTGGCTGCCACACCCAGATTCAGAGCCATGTGCGCCGGGCAGGCAGCCGGGCACCGGTGATGCACACGGTGGAAGTGCTGGACCGGGCGTACCGGGGGGAATTGTGA